The following are from one region of the Mauremys reevesii isolate NIE-2019 linkage group 2, ASM1616193v1, whole genome shotgun sequence genome:
- the SALL3 gene encoding sal-like protein 3 isoform X2, whose amino-acid sequence MSRRKQAKPQHLKSDEELQAEVVSEHVPGEGADDGDSGNESRSGSEETNVCEKCCAEFFKWTDFLEHKKNCTKNPLVLIVNEDEAAPPASEEFPEPSPVSSPSDQAESEAAEESVQPENNESCEIKNTEKEEEPMEVETSMEKSFQNQGTSNTATPLPQIPESSSMTNYNMPNTNVTLETLLSTKVAVAQFSQNARSAVSANTNSGVTAMAIPMILEQLMALQQQQIHQLQLIEQIRSQVAMMNRQPLRPSLNPIIPSQNTPVQPSNQLQGFAANSALQLTIVPPTIVGQATSNQSSAFEGSQHISRPTSGASTPNIASNGSSAPAESSASSSSNAITSVTPAPVSNTNSSSQPPNASTPPSVGHGNLTSASSLPNPLLPQTSSNSVIFPNPLVSIAATANALDPLSALMKHRKGKPPNVSVFEPKSSSEDPFFKHKCRFCAKVFGSDSALQIHLRSHTGERPFKCNICGNRFSTKGNLKVHFQRHKEKYPHIQMNPYPVPEYLDNVPTCSGIPYGMSLPPEKPVTTWLDSKPVLPTVPTSIGLQLPPTIPGVNSYGDSPSITPMSRSPQRPSPASSECTSLSPSLNNSESGIPVSADSPQPIHSGFSLTKTEPVTLPPTNARLGDLTVSGQVCTASTSSIPTAVTDSSISTSLSNPVLPAMSDQFKAKFPFGGLLDSMQTSETSKLQQLVENIDKKMTDPNQCVICHRVLSCQSALKMHYRTHTGERPFKCKICGRAFTTKGNLKTHFGVHRAKPPLRVQHSCPICQKKFTNAVVLQQHIRMHMGGQIPNTPLPEGFQDAMDSELSYDEKNVETLSNYDDDIDENSMEEDPELKDTASDSSKPLISYSGSCPPSPPSVISSIAALENQMKMIDSVMNCQQLTSLKSIENGSGESDHLSNDSSSAVGDLESQSAGSPAMSESSSSMQALSPVNSNSESFRSKSPGLSNHGEPQEIQLKTEKPDSPPSAAENGGALDLTSTNPGRPVIKEEAPFSLLFLNRERGPSQSTPSLVTSTAPTMIKMEVNGHSKPISLGEVPSLPAGIHVPAAPQTVMSPGITPMLAPPPRRTPKQHNCQSCGKTFSSASALQIHERTHTGEKPFGCTICGRAFTTKGNLKVHMGTHMWNNAPARRGRRLSVENPMALLGGDALKFSEMFQKDLAARAMNVDPNFWNQYAAAITNGLAMKNNEISVIQNGGIPQLPVSLGGSAIPSLSNITSGMDKARTGSSPPIVGLDKASSETGASRPFTRFIEDNKEIGIN is encoded by the exons TCCCAGGAGAAGGAGCAGATGACGGTGATAGTGGGAATGAAAGCAGGAGTGGAAGTGAAGAAACCAACGTTTGTGAAAAATGCTGTGCAGAATTCTTCAAGTGGACAGACTTCCTGGAGCACAAGAAGAATTGCACTAAAAACCCACTGGTGTTGATTGTGAATGAAGATGAAGCAGCACCGCCCGCCTCTGAAGAATTCCCTGAACCCTCGCCTGTTAGTTCTCCTAGTGATCAGGCAGAGAGTGAGGCTGCTGAAGAAAGTGTTCAGCCAGAGAACAACGAGAGCTGTGAGATAAAAAACACTGAAAAGGAAGAAGAGCCGATGGAGGTTGAAACTTCTATGGAAAAGAGTTTCCAGAATCAAGGCACCTCAAACACAGCTACTCCTCTACCTCAGATTCCTGAATCATCTTCCATGACAAATTATAACATGCCAAACACTAATGTTACATTAGAGACTCTACTGAGTACTAAAGTGGCAGTTGCACAGTTTTCACAGAATGCAAGGTCTGCAGTTTCTGCAAACACAAACAGTGGGGTTACTGCAATGGCCATCCCAATGATTTTAGAGCAGCTGATGGCATTGCAACAGCAACAAATTCACCAGCTCCAGCTAATTGAACAGATCCGCAGTCAGGTGGCAATGATGAATCGACAGCCGTTACGTCCCTCTCTGAACCCAATAATTCCTTCCCAGAATACTCCTGTGCAACCTTCTAACCAGCTCCAAGGATTTGCAGCAAATTCTGCTCTTCAGCTAACCATAGTTCCTCCTACCATTGTGGGGCAAGCCACTAGCAATCAGTCTTCTGCCTTTGAGGGTTCTCAGCACATCTCAAGGCCTACATCTGGAGCAAGCACTCCTAATATAGCCAGCAATGGCTCTTCTGCCCCAGCTGAATCAAGTGCATCCTCCTCCTCTAATGCAATTACATCAGTCACTCCTGCTCCTGTGTCAAATACTAATAGTTCTTCACAACCCCCAAATGCTTCAACTCCACCTTCAGTAGGACATGGAAATCTCACCTCAGCTTCCAGCCTGCCAAACCCACTTCTACCTCAGACTTCATCAAATAGTGTGATCTTCCCCAACCCACTGGTTAGCATTGCTGCAACGGCTAATGCATTAGATCCTCTATCTGCCCTTATGAAGCACCGCAAAGGAAAGCCACCAAATGTGTCAGTGTTCGAACCCAAGTCAAGCTCGGAGGATCCATTTTTTAAACATAAATGTAGATTTTGTGCCAAGGTCTTTGGAAGtgacagtgctttacaaatacaCCTACGTtcacacacaggagagagaccttttaAATGTAACATATGTGGAAATCGCTTTTCCACAAAAGGCAATCTGAAAGTTCATTTTCAGAGACATAAGGAGAAATATCCCCACATTCAAATGAATCCATATCCTGTTCCAGAATACCTCGATAATGTGCCCACTTGCTCTGGAATTCCATATGGAATGTCACTGCCTCCTGAAAAACCAGTTACAACATGGTTGGATAGTAAGCCTGTGTTACCAACTGTTCCAACTTCTATTGGGCTACAGCTTCCTCCCACTATACCTGGTGTTAACAGTTATGGAGATTCTCCAAGTATTACTCCTATGAGCAGGTCACCCCAGAGGCCATCTCCTGCTTCGAGTGAATGCACTTCTTTATCTCCAAGCCTAAACAATTCTGAATCTGGCATTCCAGTGTCTGCTGACTCACCACAACCAATTCATAGTGGCTTTTCTCTGACTAAAACCGAACCTGTCACTCTGCCTCCCACAAATGCAAGGTTAGGAGACCTTACTGTAAGTGGGCAGGTTTGTACTGCTTCCACATCTTCAATTCCTACTGCTGTTACAGATAGCAGCATTTCAACAAGCCTCTCAAACCCCGTGCTTCCAGCAATGTCTGACCAGTTCAAGGCAAAGTTTCCATTTGGTGGTCTACTAGACTCTATGCAAACATCAGAAACCTCAAAACTACAACAGTTAGTAGAGAACATTGATAAGAAGATGACAGATCCAAATCAATGTGTCATTTGTCACCGTGTGCTTAGTTGTCAGAGTGCTCTCAAGATGCATTACAGAACACATACAGGAGAAAGACCATTTAAATGCAAAATTTGTGGACGTGCCTTTACTACAAAAGGCAATCTAAAAACACATTTTGGAGTTCATCGAGCGAAGCCACCACTAAGAGTACAACATTCATGTCCTATTTGTCAGAAGAAATTTACAAATGCTGTTGTTCTCCAGCAACATATTCGTATGCATATGGGTGGACAAATTCCAAACACACCATTACCAGAGGGCTTCCAAGATGCAATGGACTCAGAGCTTTCCTATGATGAAAAGAATGTTGAAACACTGAGCAACTATGATGATGACATTGATGAAAATTCTATGGAAGAGGACCCAGAATTAAAGGACACAGCAAGTGACTCATCCAAACCACTTATATCTTACTCCGGGTCTTGTCCTCCTTCACCGCCTTCTGTAATTTCCAGTATTGCTGCTCTGGAGAATCAAATGAAAATGATTGATTCTGTCATGAACTGTCAGCAGCTGACCAGTTTAAAATCCATAGAAAATGGATCAGGTGAAAGTGACCATTTGAGCAATGATTCCTCATCAGCTGTTGGTGATCTCGAAAGCCAGAGTGCAGGCAGCCCTGCGATGTCAGAATCTTCTTCCTCCATGCAAGCTTTGTCTCCTGTAAACAGCAATAGTGAAAGTTTTAGATCAAAGTCCCCAGGTCTTAGCAACCATGGAGAACCACAGGAAATACAATTAAAGACAGAAAAACCTGATAGTCCACCATCTGCTGCTGAAAATGGAGGTGCTTTAGATCTGACATCCACCAACCCGGGAAGACCAGTCATCAAAGAGGAGGCTCCTTTTAGCCTGCTGTTCCTGAACAGAGAACGTG GTCCCAGCCAAAGTACTCCTAGCCTGGTCACCAGCACTGCGCCTACCATGATCAAAATGGAAGTGAATGGTCACAGCAAGCCGATCTCACTGGGTGAGGTTCCCTCGCTTCCAGCTGGAATCCACGTTCCTGCTGCACCACAGACAGTGATGAGTCCAGGCATCACTCCTATGCTGGCACCCCCACCACGTCGGACTCCCAAGCAACATAACTGTCAATCGTGTGGGAAGACCTTCTCCTCAGCAAGTGCACTACAGATACATGAGCGCACCCATACTGGTGAAAAgccatttggttgcacaatctgTGGTAGAGCTTTTACCACAAAAGGGAATCTTAAG GTTCACATGGGAACTCATATGTGGAATAATGCCCCTGCAAGACGTGGTCGTCGACTATCCGTGGAAAACCCAATGGCTTTGTTAGGTGGTGACGCTCTGAAGTTTTCTGAAATGTTCCAAAAGGATTTGGCAGCTCGGGCAATGAATGTTGACCCAAATTTTTGGAACCAGTATGCTGCAGCTATCACTAACGGACTTGCTATGAAGAACAATGAGATTTCTGTCATACAGAACGGAggcattccccagctcccagtaAGTTTAGGTGGAAGTGCCATTCCATCTTTAAGTAACATTACCAGTGGCATGGACAAAGCTCGCACTGGCAGCAGCCCTCCCATTGTTGGTCTGGACAAAGCAAGTTCTGAAACTGGAGCCAGTCGTCCATTCACAAGATTTATTGAGGATAACAAAGAGATTGGCATAAATTAA
- the SALL3 gene encoding sal-like protein 3 isoform X1 has product MSRRKQAKPQHLKSDEELQAEVVSEHAVPGEGADDGDSGNESRSGSEETNVCEKCCAEFFKWTDFLEHKKNCTKNPLVLIVNEDEAAPPASEEFPEPSPVSSPSDQAESEAAEESVQPENNESCEIKNTEKEEEPMEVETSMEKSFQNQGTSNTATPLPQIPESSSMTNYNMPNTNVTLETLLSTKVAVAQFSQNARSAVSANTNSGVTAMAIPMILEQLMALQQQQIHQLQLIEQIRSQVAMMNRQPLRPSLNPIIPSQNTPVQPSNQLQGFAANSALQLTIVPPTIVGQATSNQSSAFEGSQHISRPTSGASTPNIASNGSSAPAESSASSSSNAITSVTPAPVSNTNSSSQPPNASTPPSVGHGNLTSASSLPNPLLPQTSSNSVIFPNPLVSIAATANALDPLSALMKHRKGKPPNVSVFEPKSSSEDPFFKHKCRFCAKVFGSDSALQIHLRSHTGERPFKCNICGNRFSTKGNLKVHFQRHKEKYPHIQMNPYPVPEYLDNVPTCSGIPYGMSLPPEKPVTTWLDSKPVLPTVPTSIGLQLPPTIPGVNSYGDSPSITPMSRSPQRPSPASSECTSLSPSLNNSESGIPVSADSPQPIHSGFSLTKTEPVTLPPTNARLGDLTVSGQVCTASTSSIPTAVTDSSISTSLSNPVLPAMSDQFKAKFPFGGLLDSMQTSETSKLQQLVENIDKKMTDPNQCVICHRVLSCQSALKMHYRTHTGERPFKCKICGRAFTTKGNLKTHFGVHRAKPPLRVQHSCPICQKKFTNAVVLQQHIRMHMGGQIPNTPLPEGFQDAMDSELSYDEKNVETLSNYDDDIDENSMEEDPELKDTASDSSKPLISYSGSCPPSPPSVISSIAALENQMKMIDSVMNCQQLTSLKSIENGSGESDHLSNDSSSAVGDLESQSAGSPAMSESSSSMQALSPVNSNSESFRSKSPGLSNHGEPQEIQLKTEKPDSPPSAAENGGALDLTSTNPGRPVIKEEAPFSLLFLNRERGPSQSTPSLVTSTAPTMIKMEVNGHSKPISLGEVPSLPAGIHVPAAPQTVMSPGITPMLAPPPRRTPKQHNCQSCGKTFSSASALQIHERTHTGEKPFGCTICGRAFTTKGNLKVHMGTHMWNNAPARRGRRLSVENPMALLGGDALKFSEMFQKDLAARAMNVDPNFWNQYAAAITNGLAMKNNEISVIQNGGIPQLPVSLGGSAIPSLSNITSGMDKARTGSSPPIVGLDKASSETGASRPFTRFIEDNKEIGIN; this is encoded by the exons CAGTCCCAGGAGAAGGAGCAGATGACGGTGATAGTGGGAATGAAAGCAGGAGTGGAAGTGAAGAAACCAACGTTTGTGAAAAATGCTGTGCAGAATTCTTCAAGTGGACAGACTTCCTGGAGCACAAGAAGAATTGCACTAAAAACCCACTGGTGTTGATTGTGAATGAAGATGAAGCAGCACCGCCCGCCTCTGAAGAATTCCCTGAACCCTCGCCTGTTAGTTCTCCTAGTGATCAGGCAGAGAGTGAGGCTGCTGAAGAAAGTGTTCAGCCAGAGAACAACGAGAGCTGTGAGATAAAAAACACTGAAAAGGAAGAAGAGCCGATGGAGGTTGAAACTTCTATGGAAAAGAGTTTCCAGAATCAAGGCACCTCAAACACAGCTACTCCTCTACCTCAGATTCCTGAATCATCTTCCATGACAAATTATAACATGCCAAACACTAATGTTACATTAGAGACTCTACTGAGTACTAAAGTGGCAGTTGCACAGTTTTCACAGAATGCAAGGTCTGCAGTTTCTGCAAACACAAACAGTGGGGTTACTGCAATGGCCATCCCAATGATTTTAGAGCAGCTGATGGCATTGCAACAGCAACAAATTCACCAGCTCCAGCTAATTGAACAGATCCGCAGTCAGGTGGCAATGATGAATCGACAGCCGTTACGTCCCTCTCTGAACCCAATAATTCCTTCCCAGAATACTCCTGTGCAACCTTCTAACCAGCTCCAAGGATTTGCAGCAAATTCTGCTCTTCAGCTAACCATAGTTCCTCCTACCATTGTGGGGCAAGCCACTAGCAATCAGTCTTCTGCCTTTGAGGGTTCTCAGCACATCTCAAGGCCTACATCTGGAGCAAGCACTCCTAATATAGCCAGCAATGGCTCTTCTGCCCCAGCTGAATCAAGTGCATCCTCCTCCTCTAATGCAATTACATCAGTCACTCCTGCTCCTGTGTCAAATACTAATAGTTCTTCACAACCCCCAAATGCTTCAACTCCACCTTCAGTAGGACATGGAAATCTCACCTCAGCTTCCAGCCTGCCAAACCCACTTCTACCTCAGACTTCATCAAATAGTGTGATCTTCCCCAACCCACTGGTTAGCATTGCTGCAACGGCTAATGCATTAGATCCTCTATCTGCCCTTATGAAGCACCGCAAAGGAAAGCCACCAAATGTGTCAGTGTTCGAACCCAAGTCAAGCTCGGAGGATCCATTTTTTAAACATAAATGTAGATTTTGTGCCAAGGTCTTTGGAAGtgacagtgctttacaaatacaCCTACGTtcacacacaggagagagaccttttaAATGTAACATATGTGGAAATCGCTTTTCCACAAAAGGCAATCTGAAAGTTCATTTTCAGAGACATAAGGAGAAATATCCCCACATTCAAATGAATCCATATCCTGTTCCAGAATACCTCGATAATGTGCCCACTTGCTCTGGAATTCCATATGGAATGTCACTGCCTCCTGAAAAACCAGTTACAACATGGTTGGATAGTAAGCCTGTGTTACCAACTGTTCCAACTTCTATTGGGCTACAGCTTCCTCCCACTATACCTGGTGTTAACAGTTATGGAGATTCTCCAAGTATTACTCCTATGAGCAGGTCACCCCAGAGGCCATCTCCTGCTTCGAGTGAATGCACTTCTTTATCTCCAAGCCTAAACAATTCTGAATCTGGCATTCCAGTGTCTGCTGACTCACCACAACCAATTCATAGTGGCTTTTCTCTGACTAAAACCGAACCTGTCACTCTGCCTCCCACAAATGCAAGGTTAGGAGACCTTACTGTAAGTGGGCAGGTTTGTACTGCTTCCACATCTTCAATTCCTACTGCTGTTACAGATAGCAGCATTTCAACAAGCCTCTCAAACCCCGTGCTTCCAGCAATGTCTGACCAGTTCAAGGCAAAGTTTCCATTTGGTGGTCTACTAGACTCTATGCAAACATCAGAAACCTCAAAACTACAACAGTTAGTAGAGAACATTGATAAGAAGATGACAGATCCAAATCAATGTGTCATTTGTCACCGTGTGCTTAGTTGTCAGAGTGCTCTCAAGATGCATTACAGAACACATACAGGAGAAAGACCATTTAAATGCAAAATTTGTGGACGTGCCTTTACTACAAAAGGCAATCTAAAAACACATTTTGGAGTTCATCGAGCGAAGCCACCACTAAGAGTACAACATTCATGTCCTATTTGTCAGAAGAAATTTACAAATGCTGTTGTTCTCCAGCAACATATTCGTATGCATATGGGTGGACAAATTCCAAACACACCATTACCAGAGGGCTTCCAAGATGCAATGGACTCAGAGCTTTCCTATGATGAAAAGAATGTTGAAACACTGAGCAACTATGATGATGACATTGATGAAAATTCTATGGAAGAGGACCCAGAATTAAAGGACACAGCAAGTGACTCATCCAAACCACTTATATCTTACTCCGGGTCTTGTCCTCCTTCACCGCCTTCTGTAATTTCCAGTATTGCTGCTCTGGAGAATCAAATGAAAATGATTGATTCTGTCATGAACTGTCAGCAGCTGACCAGTTTAAAATCCATAGAAAATGGATCAGGTGAAAGTGACCATTTGAGCAATGATTCCTCATCAGCTGTTGGTGATCTCGAAAGCCAGAGTGCAGGCAGCCCTGCGATGTCAGAATCTTCTTCCTCCATGCAAGCTTTGTCTCCTGTAAACAGCAATAGTGAAAGTTTTAGATCAAAGTCCCCAGGTCTTAGCAACCATGGAGAACCACAGGAAATACAATTAAAGACAGAAAAACCTGATAGTCCACCATCTGCTGCTGAAAATGGAGGTGCTTTAGATCTGACATCCACCAACCCGGGAAGACCAGTCATCAAAGAGGAGGCTCCTTTTAGCCTGCTGTTCCTGAACAGAGAACGTG GTCCCAGCCAAAGTACTCCTAGCCTGGTCACCAGCACTGCGCCTACCATGATCAAAATGGAAGTGAATGGTCACAGCAAGCCGATCTCACTGGGTGAGGTTCCCTCGCTTCCAGCTGGAATCCACGTTCCTGCTGCACCACAGACAGTGATGAGTCCAGGCATCACTCCTATGCTGGCACCCCCACCACGTCGGACTCCCAAGCAACATAACTGTCAATCGTGTGGGAAGACCTTCTCCTCAGCAAGTGCACTACAGATACATGAGCGCACCCATACTGGTGAAAAgccatttggttgcacaatctgTGGTAGAGCTTTTACCACAAAAGGGAATCTTAAG GTTCACATGGGAACTCATATGTGGAATAATGCCCCTGCAAGACGTGGTCGTCGACTATCCGTGGAAAACCCAATGGCTTTGTTAGGTGGTGACGCTCTGAAGTTTTCTGAAATGTTCCAAAAGGATTTGGCAGCTCGGGCAATGAATGTTGACCCAAATTTTTGGAACCAGTATGCTGCAGCTATCACTAACGGACTTGCTATGAAGAACAATGAGATTTCTGTCATACAGAACGGAggcattccccagctcccagtaAGTTTAGGTGGAAGTGCCATTCCATCTTTAAGTAACATTACCAGTGGCATGGACAAAGCTCGCACTGGCAGCAGCCCTCCCATTGTTGGTCTGGACAAAGCAAGTTCTGAAACTGGAGCCAGTCGTCCATTCACAAGATTTATTGAGGATAACAAAGAGATTGGCATAAATTAA
- the SALL3 gene encoding sal-like protein 3 isoform X3 yields MSRRKQAKPQHLKSDEELQAEVVSEHAVPGEGADDGDSGNESRSGSEETNVCEKCCAEFFKWTDFLEHKKNCTKNPLVLIVNEDEAAPPASEEFPEPSPVSSPSDQAESEAAEESVQPENNESCEIKNTEKEEEPMEVETSMEKSFQNQGTSNTATPLPQIPESSSMTNYNMPNTNVTLETLLSTKVAVAQFSQNARSAVSANTNSGVTAMAIPMILEQLMALQQQQIHQLQLIEQIRSQVAMMNRQPLRPSLNPIIPSQNTPVQPSNQLQGFAANSALQLTIVPPTIVGQATSNQSSAFEGSQHISRPTSGASTPNIASNGSSAPAESSASSSSNAITSVTPAPVSNTNSSSQPPNASTPPSVGHGNLTSASSLPNPLLPQTSSNSVIFPNPLVSIAATANALDPLSALMKHRKGKPPNVSVFEPKSSSEDPFFKHKCRFCAKVFGSDSALQIHLRSHTGERPFKCNICGNRFSTKGNLKVHFQRHKEKYPHIQMNPYPVPEYLDNVPTCSGIPYGMSLPPEKPVTTWLDSKPVLPTVPTSIGLQLPPTIPGVNSYGDSPSITPMSRSPQRPSPASSECTSLSPSLNNSESGIPVSADSPQPIHSGFSLTKTEPVTLPPTNARLGDLTVSGQVCTASTSSIPTAVTDSSISTSLSNPVLPAMSDQFKAKFPFGGLLDSMQTSETSKLQQLVENIDKKMTDPNQCVICHRVLSCQSALKMHYRTHTGERPFKCKICGRAFTTKGNLKTHFGVHRAKPPLRVQHSCPICQKKFTNAVVLQQHIRMHMGGQIPNTPLPEGFQDAMDSELSYDEKNVETLSNYDDDIDENSMEEDPELKDTASDSSKPLISYSGSCPPSPPSVISSIAALENQMKMIDSVMNCQQLTSLKSIENGSGESDHLSNDSSSAVGDLESQSAGSPAMSESSSSMQALSPVNSNSESFRSKSPGLSNHGEPQEIQLKTEKPDSPPSAAENGGALDLTSTNPGRPVIKEEAPFSLLFLNRERGPSQSTPSLVTSTAPTMIKMEVNGHSKPISLGEVPSLPAGIHVPAAPQTVMSPGITPMLAPPPRRTPKQHNCQSCGKTFSSASALQIHERTHTGEKPFGCTICGRAFTTKGNLKVHMGTHMWNNAPARRGRRLSVENPMALLGGDALKFSEMFQKDLAARAMNVDPNFWNQYAAAITNGLAMKNNEISVIQNGGIPQLPKSKELPAIYICV; encoded by the exons CAGTCCCAGGAGAAGGAGCAGATGACGGTGATAGTGGGAATGAAAGCAGGAGTGGAAGTGAAGAAACCAACGTTTGTGAAAAATGCTGTGCAGAATTCTTCAAGTGGACAGACTTCCTGGAGCACAAGAAGAATTGCACTAAAAACCCACTGGTGTTGATTGTGAATGAAGATGAAGCAGCACCGCCCGCCTCTGAAGAATTCCCTGAACCCTCGCCTGTTAGTTCTCCTAGTGATCAGGCAGAGAGTGAGGCTGCTGAAGAAAGTGTTCAGCCAGAGAACAACGAGAGCTGTGAGATAAAAAACACTGAAAAGGAAGAAGAGCCGATGGAGGTTGAAACTTCTATGGAAAAGAGTTTCCAGAATCAAGGCACCTCAAACACAGCTACTCCTCTACCTCAGATTCCTGAATCATCTTCCATGACAAATTATAACATGCCAAACACTAATGTTACATTAGAGACTCTACTGAGTACTAAAGTGGCAGTTGCACAGTTTTCACAGAATGCAAGGTCTGCAGTTTCTGCAAACACAAACAGTGGGGTTACTGCAATGGCCATCCCAATGATTTTAGAGCAGCTGATGGCATTGCAACAGCAACAAATTCACCAGCTCCAGCTAATTGAACAGATCCGCAGTCAGGTGGCAATGATGAATCGACAGCCGTTACGTCCCTCTCTGAACCCAATAATTCCTTCCCAGAATACTCCTGTGCAACCTTCTAACCAGCTCCAAGGATTTGCAGCAAATTCTGCTCTTCAGCTAACCATAGTTCCTCCTACCATTGTGGGGCAAGCCACTAGCAATCAGTCTTCTGCCTTTGAGGGTTCTCAGCACATCTCAAGGCCTACATCTGGAGCAAGCACTCCTAATATAGCCAGCAATGGCTCTTCTGCCCCAGCTGAATCAAGTGCATCCTCCTCCTCTAATGCAATTACATCAGTCACTCCTGCTCCTGTGTCAAATACTAATAGTTCTTCACAACCCCCAAATGCTTCAACTCCACCTTCAGTAGGACATGGAAATCTCACCTCAGCTTCCAGCCTGCCAAACCCACTTCTACCTCAGACTTCATCAAATAGTGTGATCTTCCCCAACCCACTGGTTAGCATTGCTGCAACGGCTAATGCATTAGATCCTCTATCTGCCCTTATGAAGCACCGCAAAGGAAAGCCACCAAATGTGTCAGTGTTCGAACCCAAGTCAAGCTCGGAGGATCCATTTTTTAAACATAAATGTAGATTTTGTGCCAAGGTCTTTGGAAGtgacagtgctttacaaatacaCCTACGTtcacacacaggagagagaccttttaAATGTAACATATGTGGAAATCGCTTTTCCACAAAAGGCAATCTGAAAGTTCATTTTCAGAGACATAAGGAGAAATATCCCCACATTCAAATGAATCCATATCCTGTTCCAGAATACCTCGATAATGTGCCCACTTGCTCTGGAATTCCATATGGAATGTCACTGCCTCCTGAAAAACCAGTTACAACATGGTTGGATAGTAAGCCTGTGTTACCAACTGTTCCAACTTCTATTGGGCTACAGCTTCCTCCCACTATACCTGGTGTTAACAGTTATGGAGATTCTCCAAGTATTACTCCTATGAGCAGGTCACCCCAGAGGCCATCTCCTGCTTCGAGTGAATGCACTTCTTTATCTCCAAGCCTAAACAATTCTGAATCTGGCATTCCAGTGTCTGCTGACTCACCACAACCAATTCATAGTGGCTTTTCTCTGACTAAAACCGAACCTGTCACTCTGCCTCCCACAAATGCAAGGTTAGGAGACCTTACTGTAAGTGGGCAGGTTTGTACTGCTTCCACATCTTCAATTCCTACTGCTGTTACAGATAGCAGCATTTCAACAAGCCTCTCAAACCCCGTGCTTCCAGCAATGTCTGACCAGTTCAAGGCAAAGTTTCCATTTGGTGGTCTACTAGACTCTATGCAAACATCAGAAACCTCAAAACTACAACAGTTAGTAGAGAACATTGATAAGAAGATGACAGATCCAAATCAATGTGTCATTTGTCACCGTGTGCTTAGTTGTCAGAGTGCTCTCAAGATGCATTACAGAACACATACAGGAGAAAGACCATTTAAATGCAAAATTTGTGGACGTGCCTTTACTACAAAAGGCAATCTAAAAACACATTTTGGAGTTCATCGAGCGAAGCCACCACTAAGAGTACAACATTCATGTCCTATTTGTCAGAAGAAATTTACAAATGCTGTTGTTCTCCAGCAACATATTCGTATGCATATGGGTGGACAAATTCCAAACACACCATTACCAGAGGGCTTCCAAGATGCAATGGACTCAGAGCTTTCCTATGATGAAAAGAATGTTGAAACACTGAGCAACTATGATGATGACATTGATGAAAATTCTATGGAAGAGGACCCAGAATTAAAGGACACAGCAAGTGACTCATCCAAACCACTTATATCTTACTCCGGGTCTTGTCCTCCTTCACCGCCTTCTGTAATTTCCAGTATTGCTGCTCTGGAGAATCAAATGAAAATGATTGATTCTGTCATGAACTGTCAGCAGCTGACCAGTTTAAAATCCATAGAAAATGGATCAGGTGAAAGTGACCATTTGAGCAATGATTCCTCATCAGCTGTTGGTGATCTCGAAAGCCAGAGTGCAGGCAGCCCTGCGATGTCAGAATCTTCTTCCTCCATGCAAGCTTTGTCTCCTGTAAACAGCAATAGTGAAAGTTTTAGATCAAAGTCCCCAGGTCTTAGCAACCATGGAGAACCACAGGAAATACAATTAAAGACAGAAAAACCTGATAGTCCACCATCTGCTGCTGAAAATGGAGGTGCTTTAGATCTGACATCCACCAACCCGGGAAGACCAGTCATCAAAGAGGAGGCTCCTTTTAGCCTGCTGTTCCTGAACAGAGAACGTG GTCCCAGCCAAAGTACTCCTAGCCTGGTCACCAGCACTGCGCCTACCATGATCAAAATGGAAGTGAATGGTCACAGCAAGCCGATCTCACTGGGTGAGGTTCCCTCGCTTCCAGCTGGAATCCACGTTCCTGCTGCACCACAGACAGTGATGAGTCCAGGCATCACTCCTATGCTGGCACCCCCACCACGTCGGACTCCCAAGCAACATAACTGTCAATCGTGTGGGAAGACCTTCTCCTCAGCAAGTGCACTACAGATACATGAGCGCACCCATACTGGTGAAAAgccatttggttgcacaatctgTGGTAGAGCTTTTACCACAAAAGGGAATCTTAAG GTTCACATGGGAACTCATATGTGGAATAATGCCCCTGCAAGACGTGGTCGTCGACTATCCGTGGAAAACCCAATGGCTTTGTTAGGTGGTGACGCTCTGAAGTTTTCTGAAATGTTCCAAAAGGATTTGGCAGCTCGGGCAATGAATGTTGACCCAAATTTTTGGAACCAGTATGCTGCAGCTATCACTAACGGACTTGCTATGAAGAACAATGAGATTTCTGTCATACAGAACGGAggcattccccagctccca